In the Adlercreutzia equolifaciens DSM 19450 genome, one interval contains:
- a CDS encoding rod shape-determining protein, giving the protein MSFLDWFSGLTGQMSADMAIDLGTANTLVAITGEGIVINEPSVVAIEKSTQRVLAVGHEAKNMINHTPDAFSAEHPLKDGVIADYDVTEAMISAFINKAAERKYPWQPKPRIVVCIPCGATSVEKRAVFEATIQAGARQAYLIEEPMAAAMGADLPVTEPTGSMVVDIGGGTTEVAVISLGGIVTSSSLRLAGNRLDEAIAMHLRDLLGIKIGERTAEVIKIKIGSILPFEDGRERDMIISGQDVYTEQPKEVTIQSEDVRAALQAPIEEMVLHIKDTFKKTNPDLASDIIQNGILLTGGGGLLSGLDRYLTDKLEIPVWVSETALTNVVSGCLKVLETPTALKQTLMRSK; this is encoded by the coding sequence ATGTCATTCCTTGATTGGTTTTCGGGCCTGACCGGCCAGATGTCCGCGGACATGGCCATCGATCTGGGCACTGCCAATACCCTTGTTGCTATTACGGGGGAGGGCATCGTCATCAACGAGCCCTCCGTTGTCGCCATAGAAAAGTCCACTCAGCGCGTGCTGGCCGTTGGCCACGAGGCCAAGAACATGATCAACCACACGCCGGACGCGTTCTCCGCCGAGCACCCGCTCAAAGACGGCGTCATCGCCGACTACGATGTGACCGAGGCCATGATCTCGGCCTTCATCAACAAGGCGGCCGAGCGCAAGTACCCGTGGCAGCCCAAGCCCCGCATCGTCGTGTGCATCCCCTGCGGCGCCACCTCCGTGGAGAAGCGCGCCGTGTTCGAGGCCACCATTCAGGCGGGGGCCCGCCAGGCCTACCTCATCGAGGAGCCCATGGCCGCTGCCATGGGCGCCGATCTGCCCGTGACCGAGCCGACCGGTTCCATGGTGGTCGACATCGGCGGCGGCACCACGGAGGTGGCCGTCATCTCGCTCGGCGGCATCGTGACGTCCTCCAGTCTGCGTTTGGCCGGCAACCGGCTCGACGAGGCCATCGCCATGCACTTGCGCGATCTGCTCGGCATCAAGATCGGCGAGCGCACGGCCGAGGTCATCAAGATCAAGATCGGCTCCATCCTGCCCTTCGAGGACGGCCGCGAGCGCGACATGATCATCTCCGGCCAGGACGTCTACACCGAGCAGCCCAAGGAGGTCACCATCCAGTCCGAGGACGTGCGCGCGGCGCTTCAGGCCCCCATCGAGGAGATGGTGCTGCACATCAAGGACACCTTCAAGAAGACCAACCCCGACCTGGCCAGCGACATCATCCAGAACGGCATCCTGCTCACGGGCGGCGGCGGCCTGCTCTCGGGCCTCGACCGCTACCTCACCGACAAGCTTGAGATCCCCGTGTGGGTGTCCGAGACGGCGCTGACCAACGTGGTGTCGGGCTGCCTGAAGGTGCTTGAGACGCCGACGGCCCTCAAGCAGACGCTCATGCGCTCGAAGTAG
- the mreC gene encoding rod shape-determining protein MreC, whose amino-acid sequence MALNFQQHEPASAGRLSLIIALAVSLVCVGLYQAEGATGPLHSLQSAVEGAMVPLQRASAPLTEAVDDAGAAAAEGGVTEETYATLRQQNEQLVQQLAAAEEQRLENERLRGLLNLRDTYEITGVSGRVIGRTTDAWNQTVTLDVGSSSGVETGLTVLGPTGVVGQVISVDGGSCRVRLLTDPQSGAAAMVQSSRAEGIVRGSMDGLLYLENIGADVNVQVGDVVLTSGLGGSYTRGLIIGTVVRVEGSAGSDTRKIVVAPNDTVSLMEEALVVFSAADDAADRTVTAPTSADGGEGASGSGSGDSGEGDGNDNGGSGDDAGRSDGTEGGEAA is encoded by the coding sequence ATGGCTCTCAACTTTCAGCAACACGAACCGGCCTCCGCGGGCCGGCTCTCGCTCATTATCGCGCTGGCGGTCTCGCTGGTGTGCGTCGGCCTGTACCAGGCCGAAGGTGCCACCGGCCCCTTGCATTCCCTTCAGTCCGCCGTGGAAGGCGCCATGGTGCCCCTGCAGCGGGCGAGCGCGCCTCTGACCGAGGCCGTGGACGATGCCGGCGCCGCAGCGGCCGAGGGCGGCGTCACCGAGGAGACCTACGCGACGTTGCGCCAGCAGAACGAGCAGCTCGTGCAGCAGCTGGCCGCCGCCGAGGAGCAGCGTCTCGAGAACGAGCGGCTGCGCGGCCTTCTGAACCTGCGCGACACCTACGAGATCACCGGCGTGTCCGGCCGCGTCATCGGGCGGACCACCGACGCGTGGAACCAGACGGTGACCCTGGACGTCGGATCGAGCTCCGGCGTGGAAACGGGGCTCACCGTGCTCGGCCCCACGGGCGTCGTGGGCCAGGTCATCTCCGTGGACGGCGGCTCATGCCGGGTGCGCCTGCTCACCGACCCGCAGTCCGGGGCGGCCGCCATGGTGCAGTCGAGCCGGGCCGAGGGCATCGTGCGCGGCTCCATGGACGGCCTGCTCTATCTGGAGAACATCGGCGCGGATGTGAACGTGCAGGTGGGGGACGTGGTTCTCACGAGCGGCCTGGGCGGCAGCTACACCCGGGGCCTCATCATCGGCACCGTGGTGCGCGTCGAGGGCAGCGCCGGCAGCGACACGCGCAAGATCGTCGTGGCTCCCAACGACACCGTGAGCCTCATGGAGGAGGCGCTCGTGGTGTTCTCCGCGGCCGACGACGCCGCCGACCGCACCGTGACGGCGCCCACGAGCGCCGACGGCGGCGAGGGGGCGTCCGGCTCCGGCTCGGGCGATTCCGGCGAAGGCGACGGCAACGACAACGGCGGTTCCGGCGACGATGCGGGCCGCTCCGACGGCACCGAAGGAGGCGAGGCCGCATGA
- a CDS encoding Ni/Fe hydrogenase subunit alpha yields the protein MAATEISVDHIARVEGHGDIRLVIEDGRVVTCEMAVVEPARLFESMVRGRSFEEVPYIASRVCGICSSSHVVTDLRAIEQVFGVEVADRTEALRELLLYGSYLQNHGTHLFVFAAPDFLGHKSVFPLAEGNPELFERALGLKALGNELCTLVGGRSIHPITAVVGGFTHEISADEYLRLAEAMDATREFALASVDLFRDFDTVDVQTEGDLLAMVAPGAYPVCTSDTLRFVRAGYDFSAQDVEEEIEEYPVGHSAAFLARARRTGRPYMTAALARVNASWDALSKDARYAAAKAGLRPPEYNPFANNIAQAVELVDALDRCAALCRRLAADEFEGSSEPVPFTVRAGRGVGFTEAPRGALFHILDINGEGRIERASIMTPTAQNIANLEADMRQLAEKMVAGGYDADLITLEVEKLVRAYDPCLSCSVH from the coding sequence ATGGCCGCCACCGAGATTTCCGTCGACCACATCGCCCGCGTCGAGGGCCACGGCGACATCCGCCTCGTTATCGAGGACGGTCGGGTCGTCACCTGCGAGATGGCCGTGGTGGAGCCGGCGCGCCTGTTCGAATCCATGGTGCGGGGCCGCTCCTTCGAAGAGGTGCCCTACATCGCCTCCCGCGTCTGCGGCATCTGCTCGTCGAGCCACGTCGTCACCGACCTGCGCGCCATCGAGCAGGTCTTCGGTGTGGAAGTGGCCGACCGCACCGAGGCCCTGCGCGAGCTTCTGCTCTACGGCTCCTACCTGCAGAACCACGGCACGCACCTGTTCGTGTTCGCCGCTCCGGACTTCTTGGGCCACAAGTCGGTGTTCCCGTTGGCCGAGGGCAACCCGGAGCTATTCGAGCGCGCATTGGGGCTGAAGGCGCTGGGCAATGAGCTGTGCACCCTGGTGGGCGGCCGGTCCATCCATCCCATCACGGCGGTAGTGGGCGGGTTCACCCACGAGATCTCCGCCGACGAGTACCTGCGTCTGGCCGAGGCCATGGATGCCACGCGCGAGTTCGCCTTAGCCAGCGTCGATCTGTTCCGCGACTTCGACACCGTGGACGTGCAGACGGAGGGCGACCTGCTCGCCATGGTGGCGCCCGGTGCCTACCCGGTGTGCACTTCCGACACCCTGCGCTTCGTTCGCGCCGGCTACGATTTCAGCGCCCAGGACGTGGAAGAGGAGATCGAGGAGTACCCGGTGGGGCACTCTGCCGCCTTCCTCGCCCGGGCGCGCCGCACGGGACGGCCCTATATGACCGCCGCCCTGGCCCGCGTGAATGCCAGCTGGGACGCGCTTTCCAAGGACGCGCGCTACGCCGCCGCCAAGGCGGGGCTGCGCCCCCCCGAGTACAACCCCTTCGCCAACAACATCGCCCAGGCGGTGGAGCTGGTGGACGCGCTCGACCGCTGCGCCGCGCTCTGCCGGCGCCTGGCCGCCGACGAGTTCGAGGGGTCGAGCGAGCCAGTGCCCTTCACGGTGCGCGCCGGTCGCGGCGTGGGATTCACCGAGGCCCCGCGCGGGGCGCTGTTCCACATCCTGGACATCAACGGTGAGGGCCGCATCGAGCGCGCCTCCATCATGACGCCCACGGCCCAGAACATCGCGAACCTGGAGGCGGACATGCGCCAGCTCGCCGAGAAGATGGTCGCCGGGGGCTACGACGCCGACCTCATCACCTTGGAAGTGGAGAAGCTCGTCCGCGCCTACGACCCCTGCCTTTCCTGCAGCGTGCACTAA
- a CDS encoding NADH ubiquinone oxidoreductase gives MSENLSPTAERRAPRVVVIGLASCFGCQINITNIERHLMDVLGQIDLGYWQLTSSVPMPDEFDVAVIEGAVTTEEAAETVRRARERAGSVIAIGSCAVTGGIPGMASGDLAGHVEAVYGDAAPDACGDLVAPRPVSAVIDVDAEVRCCPIDPFEFVCVLDGVLYGSNRLPATSALCGECSRNEKGCFYRQGVMCLGLVTRAGCGAKCPALGRPCNGCAGLSPDSNVEAARYVVGKRGLEVARFNDALEMFNAVAINAAQGEE, from the coding sequence ATGAGCGAGAACCTGTCACCGACCGCCGAGCGCCGTGCTCCCCGCGTGGTCGTTATCGGCCTGGCCAGCTGCTTCGGCTGCCAGATCAACATCACGAACATCGAGCGCCACCTCATGGACGTGCTCGGCCAGATCGATCTGGGATACTGGCAGCTGACAAGCTCGGTGCCGATGCCCGACGAGTTCGACGTGGCCGTCATCGAGGGGGCCGTCACCACCGAGGAGGCGGCCGAGACGGTACGCCGCGCCCGCGAGCGCGCGGGGAGCGTGATCGCCATCGGATCGTGCGCCGTCACCGGCGGCATTCCCGGCATGGCCTCGGGCGATCTGGCGGGTCATGTGGAGGCCGTCTACGGCGATGCGGCGCCCGATGCCTGCGGCGACCTCGTGGCGCCCCGTCCCGTGTCGGCTGTGATCGACGTGGACGCGGAAGTGCGTTGCTGCCCGATTGACCCCTTCGAGTTCGTGTGCGTGCTCGACGGCGTTCTCTATGGAAGCAACCGGCTGCCGGCCACCTCGGCTTTGTGCGGCGAGTGCTCCCGCAACGAGAAGGGGTGCTTCTACAGGCAGGGCGTCATGTGCCTGGGACTCGTGACCCGGGCCGGTTGCGGGGCGAAGTGCCCGGCGCTGGGCCGTCCCTGCAACGGCTGCGCGGGGCTCTCTCCCGATTCCAACGTGGAGGCCGCCCGCTACGTCGTGGGAAAGCGCGGCCTTGAGGTCGCGCGCTTCAACGACGCCCTGGAGATGTTCAACGCCGTGGCGATAAACGCCGCGCAAGGGGAGGAGTAA
- the ndk gene encoding nucleoside-diphosphate kinase, translating into MAIQQTYSMIKPDGVRNGHIGEIINRFERAGLTIERMELGMVTPEQAKANYAEHEGKPFYDGLIAYITSGPVVKMVVSGEGAVAKCRSLMGATNPAEAAPGTIRGDFGLIMDENVIHGSDSPESAEREIGIFFA; encoded by the coding sequence ATGGCTATCCAGCAGACCTACTCCATGATCAAGCCCGACGGCGTGCGCAACGGGCACATCGGCGAGATCATCAACCGCTTCGAGCGCGCCGGCCTCACCATCGAGCGCATGGAGCTGGGCATGGTCACCCCCGAGCAGGCGAAGGCGAACTACGCCGAGCACGAGGGCAAGCCCTTCTACGACGGGCTGATCGCGTATATCACCTCCGGCCCCGTGGTGAAGATGGTCGTCTCCGGCGAGGGCGCCGTGGCCAAGTGCCGCTCGCTCATGGGCGCCACCAACCCGGCCGAGGCGGCCCCGGGCACCATCCGCGGCGATTTCGGCCTCATCATGGACGAGAACGTGATCCACGGCTCCGACAGCCCTGAGTCCGCCGAGCGCGAGATCGGGATCTTCTTCGCCTAA
- the rlmD gene encoding 23S rRNA (uracil(1939)-C(5))-methyltransferase RlmD yields the protein MIDTSTRNDNAAPDRSVDTAKAQDAPAPEVATAPASASCASDTPGEVVPIERMSFGSAAVGHLTDGKTVFVEGAVPGDVVRVELTEEKHRFARGHVAEIVEASPDRVTPPCAAGCGGCPWAPLSYEAQLIAKRANVVDALVRTAHMDAPRAEALVAACVPSKRQWGYRNKLELSCGADGAGRLILGMRPEGGADVVSLDACPLAHRNIEGAPKALRGALRYLSGGSDLGLFRVGVRGSLRTRDVEIALWTTPGPFPRAAAAKTLASALKNTSVVRVVADPGRARKVKKVEAISGKGCWEEEVAGSRLLLSAPSFAQVNTAQAEKLVELVLAGLEVDAGDYVADLYAGAGTFTLPLAAAGACVVAVESAGSSVRDLRRNAERAGADIDIIGGDAARELPELGELDALVVDPPRAGLADGVVASIAAASPRRVAYVSCDASTWARDAARFEQEGYRLIRATPVDLFPQTYHVEVVSIFERPGS from the coding sequence GTGATCGATACGTCCACCAGGAACGATAACGCCGCGCCCGACCGCTCCGTCGACACGGCGAAGGCTCAGGACGCGCCGGCCCCTGAGGTCGCGACGGCTCCCGCCTCGGCTTCGTGCGCCTCAGACACGCCCGGCGAGGTGGTGCCCATCGAGCGCATGAGCTTCGGGTCGGCGGCCGTGGGGCATCTAACGGACGGCAAGACCGTGTTCGTGGAAGGGGCGGTGCCGGGCGATGTCGTTCGCGTGGAGCTGACGGAGGAGAAGCACCGCTTCGCCCGGGGACATGTGGCCGAAATCGTCGAGGCCTCGCCCGACCGTGTGACGCCCCCGTGCGCGGCGGGGTGCGGGGGGTGCCCCTGGGCGCCCCTTTCCTACGAGGCCCAGCTTATTGCCAAGCGGGCGAACGTGGTGGACGCACTTGTGCGCACGGCCCATATGGACGCGCCGCGCGCCGAGGCCCTCGTCGCTGCCTGCGTGCCCTCGAAGCGTCAGTGGGGCTACCGCAACAAGCTGGAGCTGTCCTGCGGCGCCGACGGTGCCGGTCGCCTCATCTTGGGCATGCGTCCCGAAGGGGGCGCCGACGTCGTCTCGCTGGACGCGTGTCCCTTGGCCCACCGGAACATCGAAGGTGCCCCCAAGGCGCTGCGGGGCGCGCTGCGCTACCTCTCCGGCGGCAGCGACTTGGGCCTGTTCCGCGTGGGGGTGCGCGGCAGCCTGCGCACCCGCGACGTGGAGATCGCCCTGTGGACGACGCCGGGCCCCTTCCCGCGGGCCGCGGCGGCCAAAACCCTCGCCAGCGCCCTCAAGAACACCTCCGTCGTCCGCGTCGTGGCCGATCCAGGGCGCGCGCGCAAGGTGAAGAAGGTGGAGGCCATCTCGGGCAAGGGCTGCTGGGAGGAGGAAGTGGCCGGCAGCCGCCTCCTTCTGAGCGCGCCCTCGTTCGCCCAGGTGAACACCGCCCAGGCCGAGAAGCTGGTCGAGCTGGTGCTCGCGGGCCTGGAAGTGGACGCCGGCGACTACGTGGCCGACCTCTACGCCGGCGCCGGCACCTTCACGCTGCCGCTGGCCGCGGCCGGTGCCTGCGTGGTGGCCGTGGAGTCGGCGGGCAGCTCCGTGCGCGATCTGCGCCGCAACGCCGAGCGGGCGGGCGCCGACATCGACATTATCGGCGGGGACGCCGCCCGGGAGCTGCCCGAGCTGGGCGAGCTGGACGCGCTCGTGGTGGATCCGCCGCGCGCGGGACTTGCCGACGGGGTCGTGGCCTCCATCGCCGCCGCCTCGCCGCGGCGCGTGGCCTACGTCAGCTGCGACGCGTCCACCTGGGCCCGCGACGCGGCCCGTTTCGAGCAGGAGGGCTACCGCCTTATCCGCGCCACCCCCGTCGACCTCTTTCCGCAGACCTACCATGTGGAAGTGGTTAGCATTTTCGAGCGGCCCGGCTCCTAA
- a CDS encoding FAD/NAD(P)-binding protein codes for MANDNIVAVHPFRDAGREATGAELMHANPYRPWPARITSITELTPTEKLFEFRFVDERIREAFRQEPGQFVELSIFGVGEAPISISSSPTKQGFIELCVRRTGRFTERLHQMQCGEIVGIRGPFGRGFPIDEMRGHDVLLVAGGLGIAPLRSLINNIHDERSEFGKVTIIYGSKNPSEVMFRNQFEMWKHRRDFELHLTVDHPDDTWDGEVGLVTKPFEHLEIDPTNTFGALCGPPIMYRFVVQEMRKKDIPYDRIYMSFERHMKCGVGKCGHCQVGHQYCCIDGPVFNYWEAKNIQGSM; via the coding sequence ATGGCGAACGACAACATCGTGGCCGTGCATCCCTTCCGCGACGCCGGGCGCGAGGCCACCGGCGCCGAGCTCATGCACGCGAACCCCTACCGTCCGTGGCCGGCGCGCATCACCTCCATCACCGAGCTCACGCCCACTGAGAAGCTCTTCGAGTTCCGCTTCGTGGACGAGCGCATCCGCGAGGCCTTCCGCCAGGAGCCGGGACAGTTCGTGGAGCTGTCCATCTTCGGCGTGGGGGAGGCGCCCATCTCCATCTCGTCGTCGCCCACCAAGCAGGGCTTCATCGAGCTGTGCGTCCGCCGCACGGGACGCTTCACCGAGCGGCTGCACCAGATGCAGTGCGGCGAGATCGTCGGCATCCGCGGGCCCTTCGGCCGCGGGTTCCCCATCGACGAGATGCGCGGCCACGACGTGCTTTTGGTGGCGGGCGGCCTGGGCATCGCGCCTCTGCGCTCGCTCATCAACAACATCCACGACGAGCGCAGCGAGTTCGGGAAAGTCACCATCATATACGGTTCCAAAAATCCCTCTGAGGTCATGTTCCGCAACCAGTTCGAGATGTGGAAGCACCGCAGGGATTTCGAGCTGCACCTGACCGTGGATCATCCCGACGATACGTGGGATGGGGAAGTGGGCCTGGTCACCAAGCCGTTCGAGCACTTGGAGATCGACCCGACGAACACCTTCGGCGCCCTTTGCGGGCCGCCGATCATGTACCGGTTCGTCGTGCAGGAGATGCGCAAGAAGGACATCCCCTACGATCGCATCTACATGAGCTTCGAGCGCCACATGAAGTGCGGCGTGGGCAAGTGCGGGCACTGTCAGGTGGGCCATCAGTACTGCTGTATCGACGGGCCCGTCTTCAACTATTGGGAAGCCAAGAACATTCAGGGGTCGATGTAA
- the mreD gene encoding rod shape-determining protein MreD → MMELSRETVAGVIGAAIAVLLQITVAPAITLFEAVPNFIVAFCIVRAVATPASAGSVMPLVLGLLFDLMGGGPVGALAFVLVLVTFLASRLFMALNNDTLFMPVAIMLTCIMLVEVMYGLIVVVCGADVPLGEAFLYRTLPCMLYDCVIGLLLYPIAARVMVDRPRVQPGTPVLR, encoded by the coding sequence ATGATGGAACTTTCCCGCGAGACGGTGGCGGGCGTCATCGGCGCCGCCATCGCCGTGCTTCTGCAGATAACCGTGGCACCGGCCATCACGCTGTTCGAGGCCGTGCCCAACTTCATCGTGGCCTTCTGCATCGTGCGCGCCGTGGCCACGCCGGCTTCGGCCGGGTCGGTCATGCCGCTGGTCCTGGGCCTTCTCTTCGACCTCATGGGCGGCGGTCCTGTGGGTGCTCTGGCCTTTGTGCTCGTGCTGGTAACGTTTCTGGCCTCGCGGCTGTTCATGGCGCTCAACAACGATACTCTGTTCATGCCGGTGGCCATCATGCTGACGTGCATCATGCTCGTCGAGGTGATGTACGGGCTCATCGTCGTGGTCTGCGGCGCCGACGTGCCCTTGGGGGAGGCCTTCCTCTACCGCACGCTGCCCTGCATGCTCTACGACTGCGTCATCGGCCTTTTGCTGTATCCGATCGCCGCCCGGGTGATGGTCGATCGCCCGCGCGTCCAACCCGGGACGCCGGTCCTTCGCTAG
- a CDS encoding tetratricopeptide repeat protein, producing MNNELFDRANERYRLRDYRGALMAFTECLQDTNFPLTPGEMGLLYHQIGNCLVKLKNPREAIQAYSQATADTAYRALATVECNLGMAYASLRDYTNAINCFEKSVADTTNPTPYKSYMGMGNALMKLGKSAEAGVAFREAALDESNPDPTKALLNLGVCFMALNRPADAVASYESALQFDMQPATRNKLQASLGQAYVACGQMEKAVHAFEEAIADKTYYLSDSASVDYQRAVGAVAQGTSEQNQATQVLQLADMSGLDVAADGTSVYDEGAYEGGDVSEAFYYDEGTYEADPASFPGYVGAYENVDNDRFFTATDAELEQWSRGLAKQDRKRRNVGLKILLFFVIVIVLAAAAGVFAYTQGYGYPTVQTVTQELFSDPSGAADKVFSADVDKDAIPAMLDPVVTDSNVTIDGVSRSMTESTVYATAKTEEGGSVQYRISMVRDGITWRVSNVELYFPSQA from the coding sequence ATGAACAACGAGTTATTCGATCGAGCAAATGAGCGCTACCGCCTGCGCGACTACCGCGGCGCGCTGATGGCTTTCACGGAATGCTTGCAGGACACGAACTTCCCGCTCACTCCCGGGGAAATGGGCCTTCTCTACCACCAGATCGGCAACTGCCTGGTGAAGCTGAAGAACCCGCGCGAGGCCATTCAGGCCTACAGCCAGGCCACGGCCGATACGGCCTACCGGGCGCTGGCGACGGTGGAGTGCAACTTGGGCATGGCCTACGCGTCGCTGCGCGACTACACGAACGCCATCAACTGCTTCGAGAAGTCGGTGGCCGACACGACCAACCCCACCCCCTACAAGTCCTACATGGGCATGGGCAACGCGCTCATGAAGCTCGGCAAGTCCGCCGAGGCCGGCGTGGCCTTCCGCGAGGCCGCCCTGGATGAGTCGAACCCCGATCCCACCAAGGCGCTTTTGAACCTGGGCGTCTGCTTCATGGCCTTGAACCGCCCGGCCGACGCCGTGGCCTCCTACGAGAGCGCGCTGCAATTCGACATGCAGCCGGCCACGCGCAACAAGCTGCAGGCGAGCCTGGGACAGGCCTATGTGGCCTGCGGCCAGATGGAGAAGGCGGTGCATGCCTTCGAGGAGGCCATCGCCGACAAGACGTACTACCTGTCCGACTCGGCCAGCGTCGACTACCAGCGCGCCGTGGGTGCCGTGGCCCAGGGAACGTCCGAGCAGAACCAGGCCACCCAGGTGCTGCAGCTGGCCGATATGTCGGGGCTCGACGTGGCCGCCGACGGCACGAGCGTCTACGACGAGGGCGCCTACGAGGGCGGCGACGTCTCCGAGGCCTTCTATTACGACGAGGGCACCTACGAGGCCGACCCGGCGAGCTTCCCCGGCTACGTGGGCGCCTACGAGAACGTCGACAACGACCGGTTCTTCACGGCCACCGACGCCGAGCTCGAGCAGTGGTCGCGCGGTTTGGCCAAGCAGGATCGCAAGCGCCGCAACGTGGGTTTGAAGATCCTGCTGTTCTTCGTCATCGTCATCGTGCTGGCCGCCGCGGCCGGCGTGTTCGCCTATACCCAGGGCTACGGCTACCCCACGGTGCAGACGGTGACCCAGGAGCTGTTCAGCGACCCGTCCGGTGCGGCTGACAAGGTGTTCTCCGCCGATGTGGACAAAGATGCCATCCCGGCCATGCTCGATCCGGTGGTGACCGATTCCAACGTGACCATCGACGGCGTGAGCCGCTCCATGACCGAGTCCACGGTGTACGCCACGGCCAAAACCGAGGAGGGCGGGTCCGTGCAGTACCGCATCTCCATGGTGCGCGACGGCATCACGTGGAGGGTCAGCAACGTGGAGCTGTACTTCCCGAGCCAGGCCTAA
- a CDS encoding 4Fe-4S dicluster domain-containing protein, which yields MLYRVIDETEAPALVAAFMERYEVVAPVKRGDKYVFSAVDSFDEIALDYPTTIASPKKYLLPAKETLFEFDAENNEVTDYADEVRPRVLFGVHACDINGLQNLSSVFNDPRYPDPYYAAHAAATLIVGVACMPSANCFCNLMDAEEARAAYDLFLTNIGGRYLVSIGSVVAANILEAACDVREATDEDRIAFRAATRARQEAFNRDIPDIQEIPMLMDAFHEDEFWEELGGRCLSCNACANVCPTCYCFDIRDTLDPGAATGRRERVWDACTSPQFAMVAGGHNFRPTPASRVRHRMYHKLNGFLAKHDRNLCVGCGRCVSACKVDISPIEVLKFFDRKGA from the coding sequence ATGCTGTATCGCGTCATTGACGAGACGGAGGCGCCGGCGCTCGTCGCCGCCTTCATGGAGCGCTACGAGGTGGTGGCGCCGGTCAAGCGGGGGGACAAGTACGTGTTCTCCGCCGTCGATTCCTTCGACGAGATCGCGCTGGACTACCCCACGACCATCGCCTCTCCCAAGAAGTACCTCCTGCCGGCCAAAGAGACCCTCTTCGAGTTCGATGCCGAGAATAACGAGGTGACCGATTACGCCGATGAGGTGCGCCCCCGGGTGCTCTTCGGCGTGCACGCCTGCGACATCAACGGCCTGCAGAACTTGAGCAGCGTCTTCAACGACCCGCGCTATCCCGATCCCTACTACGCGGCCCATGCCGCCGCCACGCTCATCGTCGGCGTCGCCTGCATGCCGTCGGCGAACTGCTTCTGCAACCTCATGGACGCCGAGGAGGCACGGGCCGCCTACGACCTGTTCCTCACGAACATCGGCGGCCGCTACCTCGTTTCCATCGGCAGCGTCGTGGCGGCGAACATCTTGGAGGCGGCCTGCGATGTCCGCGAGGCCACCGATGAGGACCGCATCGCGTTTCGGGCCGCCACCCGCGCCCGCCAGGAGGCCTTCAACCGGGACATCCCCGACATCCAGGAGATCCCCATGCTCATGGACGCCTTCCACGAGGACGAGTTCTGGGAGGAGCTGGGCGGCCGCTGCCTTTCCTGCAACGCCTGCGCGAACGTATGCCCCACCTGCTACTGCTTCGATATCCGCGACACGCTGGATCCGGGCGCGGCCACGGGGCGCCGCGAGCGCGTGTGGGACGCCTGCACCTCGCCGCAGTTCGCCATGGTGGCCGGCGGTCACAACTTCCGGCCCACGCCGGCCTCCCGCGTGCGGCACCGCATGTACCACAAGCTCAACGGCTTTCTGGCCAAGCACGACCGCAACCTCTGCGTGGGCTGCGGCCGCTGCGTTTCCGCCTGCAAAGTTGACATCAGCCCCATCGAGGTGCTGAAGTTCTTCGATCGAAAGGGTGCCTAA
- a CDS encoding peptidylprolyl isomerase has translation MALYTPEYQPTGEEIAVINTSKGPIRVQLAGDDAPIHVGNFVELAQKGFYDGLKFHRYVPGFVIQGGCPNTREATPEQVAAGRAPGMAPFGTGNPGYSIKEEFTTNPNNSHEDGALAMARSMDPNSAGSQFYLCLGPQHNLDSGYTVFGQTIEGKDVIGQLRAGDVIESVVIENAAE, from the coding sequence ATGGCTCTCTACACCCCGGAATATCAGCCCACCGGCGAGGAGATCGCCGTCATCAACACCTCCAAGGGCCCCATCCGCGTGCAGCTGGCGGGCGATGACGCCCCCATCCACGTCGGCAACTTCGTGGAACTGGCCCAGAAGGGCTTCTACGACGGCCTGAAGTTCCACCGTTACGTGCCCGGCTTCGTCATCCAGGGCGGCTGCCCCAACACCCGCGAGGCGACTCCCGAGCAGGTGGCCGCCGGCCGCGCTCCGGGCATGGCTCCCTTCGGCACCGGCAACCCGGGCTACTCCATCAAGGAGGAGTTCACCACCAACCCGAACAACTCCCACGAGGACGGCGCGCTCGCCATGGCCCGCTCCATGGATCCCAACTCCGCCGGCTCGCAGTTCTACCTGTGCCTGGGCCCCCAGCACAACCTGGACTCCGGCTATACCGTGTTCGGCCAGACCATCGAGGGCAAGGACGTCATCGGCCAGCTGCGCGCCGGCGATGTCATCGAGTCCGTCGTCATCGAGAACGCCGCCGAGTAA